In Candidatus Kerfeldbacteria bacterium, a single genomic region encodes these proteins:
- a CDS encoding HU family DNA-binding protein encodes MNKAELINRIAQKVGVSKKQAEDMLDAFEHITIESLQHGEEVTLTGFGTFIAKLRTARGGVNPQKPSERIQIPQVTIPKFRAGKTLKDALKKKPDAPQQ; translated from the coding sequence ATGAATAAAGCAGAACTCATCAATCGCATAGCCCAAAAAGTGGGTGTCTCAAAAAAACAAGCAGAAGATATGCTTGACGCGTTCGAGCATATTACGATTGAATCACTCCAGCACGGTGAAGAGGTGACCCTGACCGGGTTTGGCACCTTCATCGCCAAGCTTCGCACTGCCCGCGGCGGCGTCAATCCGCAGAAGCCATCCGAGCGCATCCAGATCCCGCAGGTAACCATCCCGAAATTCCGCGCTGGTAAGACCCTCAAGGACGCCCTGAAGAAAAAACCCGACGCGCCACAGCAGTAA
- a CDS encoding protein serine/threonine phosphatase 2C family protein, with the protein MSIQKKLWGVASQKGPRPTMEDAYFFFETPQGWIAGLFDGHVGGEGSAEAARLFALKLSSGQQHPPTREYLTDLFRQVNQELAGKIGGTTALVVIRHHDQLTCAVAGDSQCVMLALGGELVINEPHRLTHEIERDRVAQAGGTIVLLSGTYRVLRNDGTRGLMVTRALNNPQYAPGVIPDPEVIHFTNELSARFICLVCDGVWEFVSPEKMNTLAKRKRSPRVLAEWLVSVALTQGSMDNCTALVVRL; encoded by the coding sequence ATGAGTATCCAAAAAAAGCTGTGGGGCGTTGCTTCACAGAAAGGTCCGCGTCCGACTATGGAGGACGCTTATTTCTTTTTCGAAACACCACAGGGGTGGATCGCTGGGCTTTTCGATGGGCACGTCGGCGGTGAGGGATCGGCTGAGGCAGCGCGCCTTTTTGCTCTCAAACTGTCTTCCGGACAGCAGCATCCACCGACTAGGGAGTATTTGACGGATTTGTTTCGTCAGGTCAATCAGGAGCTGGCCGGCAAAATCGGTGGCACAACCGCACTCGTGGTTATTCGTCACCATGACCAGCTTACCTGCGCTGTGGCGGGTGATAGCCAGTGCGTCATGCTTGCGCTCGGTGGTGAGCTCGTCATAAATGAGCCGCATCGACTTACTCACGAAATTGAGCGTGATCGGGTGGCGCAGGCGGGCGGTACCATTGTTCTACTCAGTGGTACGTATCGCGTTCTCAGGAATGACGGCACACGCGGCCTCATGGTGACCCGCGCCCTGAACAATCCTCAGTATGCTCCCGGCGTTATTCCGGATCCGGAGGTAATCCATTTCACCAATGAGCTCTCAGCTCGTTTCATCTGCCTCGTCTGTGATGGCGTCTGGGAATTCGTCTCACCGGAAAAGATGAATACCTTGGCTAAGCGCAAGCGTTCGCCGCGGGTGTTGGCCGAATGGTTAGTCAGTGTCGCCCTGACTCAGGGCAGTATGGATAATTGCACCGCGTTGGTGGTTCGACTCTAA
- a CDS encoding TIGR00282 family metallophosphoesterase: MPSQALSILFFGDIVGKPGRKAVIAALPELKKKYQPDLVIANVENLAHGIGVTKKTLDEIKSAGVEFFTSGNHIWGKPEVYDIFKDADYPLIRPDNYGTSVPGTGAREVRVGEHTLLVINLHGQVFIPEELENPFTALDHILTDHRGPYAGIIVDFHAEATSEKVAFGWHSDGRVSAVLGTHTHVPTADERILPQGTAYLSDVGMCGLRNSVIGIDTDVILDKFRGVDSRAHEITDHGEAVVNAVILTIDPTTGHTITIDRIQQFLTV, translated from the coding sequence ATGCCCTCTCAAGCCCTATCAATCCTCTTCTTCGGCGATATCGTCGGCAAACCAGGCCGTAAGGCGGTCATTGCGGCGCTCCCCGAATTGAAGAAAAAATACCAGCCAGATCTCGTCATCGCCAATGTCGAGAATCTGGCCCATGGCATCGGCGTGACCAAGAAAACGCTGGATGAAATCAAGTCAGCTGGCGTGGAATTCTTCACCTCGGGCAATCATATCTGGGGCAAACCTGAGGTCTATGACATCTTCAAAGACGCTGACTACCCCTTGATCCGGCCCGATAACTACGGCACTTCCGTGCCCGGCACTGGTGCCCGGGAGGTGCGCGTTGGCGAGCATACCCTGCTTGTGATAAACTTACATGGACAGGTATTTATTCCCGAAGAACTTGAAAATCCATTCACTGCCCTCGACCATATCCTGACTGACCATCGCGGCCCCTACGCTGGTATCATCGTGGATTTCCACGCCGAGGCCACCTCGGAGAAAGTCGCCTTTGGCTGGCACTCCGATGGCCGGGTGAGCGCGGTGCTCGGCACGCATACCCATGTGCCCACGGCTGATGAGCGCATCCTGCCCCAGGGGACAGCCTATCTCTCCGACGTCGGCATGTGTGGATTGCGCAATTCTGTCATCGGCATCGACACCGACGTGATTCTGGATAAATTCCGCGGGGTGGACTCACGGGCGCACGAGATCACTGACCATGGTGAGGCGGTCGTAAACGCTGTTATCCTGACCATCGACCCCACCACCGGCCACACAATAACTATTGATCGCATTCAACAATTTCTAACTGTATAA
- the rny gene encoding ribonuclease Y: MADGLLIWIILTAVSIPGGMIVGWWGRKVWAVKQINTAEARLNQQIIDTKNKQRELLIQAKDKALEITEEASKEAERSKKELRHLQERLENRETLFDKKLIELEDRQTKIQEKNEQLEHAKVEIGKIREEQIAKLERIAELTKEDAKRVLMENTQNEIKDELARRIIKLQQESQENLEREAKNLLSSVIQRTASSHAAETTTTVVHLPNDEMKGRIIGKEGRNIKALEQQTGVEIIVDETPESIIISGFSPIRRHLAKRALEILIQDGRIHPGRIEEAIDKARKDLSLDIKKAGEEAAYEVGIAGLPPKLIQIIGRLKYRTSYGQNILRHSIEVSNLATLLAEELGANVAIAKKGAFLHDIGKAVDHDVQGTHMGIGGDIGRKFGLSQEIIDCIEGHHEDTPKSLEAIIVQVADAISGARPGARKDTYEQYIKRLDELEGIAKSFEGVEKTYAIQAGREVRVFVVPDKIDDFAAVELARAIAKKIEDELKYPGEIKVTLIREKRIIEYAR; this comes from the coding sequence ATGGCAGACGGACTACTCATCTGGATCATCCTCACCGCAGTAAGCATCCCCGGCGGCATGATCGTCGGCTGGTGGGGTCGCAAAGTCTGGGCAGTGAAACAAATCAACACTGCCGAGGCGCGACTCAATCAGCAAATCATTGACACTAAAAATAAACAGCGCGAGCTCCTCATCCAAGCCAAAGACAAGGCGCTGGAGATCACTGAGGAAGCATCGAAAGAGGCGGAACGCTCGAAGAAAGAGCTGCGCCACCTGCAGGAACGCTTGGAAAATCGAGAAACCCTCTTCGACAAGAAATTGATCGAACTCGAAGATCGCCAGACCAAAATCCAGGAAAAAAATGAACAGCTGGAACACGCCAAAGTGGAAATCGGTAAAATCCGCGAAGAGCAAATCGCCAAATTGGAGCGCATTGCCGAATTGACCAAAGAAGATGCCAAACGCGTCCTCATGGAAAACACCCAAAACGAAATCAAGGATGAACTGGCTCGCCGCATTATCAAACTCCAGCAAGAATCCCAGGAAAACCTTGAGCGGGAAGCTAAGAATCTCTTGAGCAGCGTCATCCAGCGCACCGCCAGCTCGCACGCGGCAGAAACCACCACCACCGTGGTGCATTTGCCCAATGACGAAATGAAAGGACGCATCATCGGTAAAGAAGGTCGTAATATCAAAGCGCTCGAGCAGCAAACCGGCGTGGAAATCATCGTGGATGAAACGCCTGAATCAATTATCATTTCCGGCTTCTCGCCGATCCGCCGCCACCTGGCCAAACGCGCCCTGGAAATCCTGATCCAGGACGGTCGGATCCACCCAGGACGCATCGAAGAAGCAATTGATAAAGCGCGCAAAGACCTGTCGCTCGACATCAAGAAAGCCGGCGAAGAAGCCGCCTACGAAGTCGGCATTGCTGGCCTCCCGCCCAAACTCATTCAAATCATTGGCCGCCTCAAATACCGCACCAGCTACGGCCAAAATATCTTGCGCCACTCTATCGAGGTTTCCAATCTCGCCACCTTGCTGGCTGAGGAACTCGGTGCCAATGTGGCCATCGCCAAGAAAGGCGCTTTCCTCCACGACATCGGTAAAGCAGTCGATCACGACGTCCAGGGTACCCACATGGGTATCGGCGGAGACATCGGTCGCAAATTCGGACTGTCACAAGAAATTATCGATTGTATCGAAGGGCACCATGAAGATACTCCGAAATCACTGGAAGCAATTATCGTCCAAGTGGCTGACGCCATCTCTGGTGCACGGCCGGGCGCGCGCAAAGACACCTACGAGCAATACATCAAACGGCTTGATGAACTCGAGGGCATTGCCAAGAGCTTCGAAGGTGTGGAGAAAACCTACGCCATCCAAGCTGGCCGTGAAGTACGTGTCTTCGTGGTACCGGACAAAATCGATGACTTCGCCGCAGTAGAATTAGCTCGCGCCATTGCCAAGAAGATCGAAGATGAATTGAAGTATCCGGGTGAAATCAAAGTCACGCTGATCCGCGAGAAACGCATTATCGAGTACGCCAGATAA